In the genome of Pieris napi chromosome 16, ilPieNapi1.2, whole genome shotgun sequence, one region contains:
- the LOC125057574 gene encoding protein JTB has translation MIETCSKRCMLFGTVSLGILTIVVLILESHLADTLTGSQRRNKTFPTENNSTCWLSQPYTVISECHPCSDFEIRSKSIGVCIHTSFKEILRCENGETVTKSCDRVAHLEERKFWKFTIWSFFLGSVSSLAVMLRMRVLNHRAKRRARQVLANGTI, from the exons ATGATTGAAACATGTTCCAAGAGATGTATGTTGTTTGGCACAGTTTCTTTAGGGAT CCTTACAATTGTAGTTCTTATATTAGAATCACATCTTGCGGACACTTTAACTGGTAGTCAAcgaagaaataaaacatttccaaCAGAAAATAATTCAACATGTTGGTTGTCACAACCTTATACAGTAATCAGTGAATGTCATCCCTGTTCtg ATTTTGAAATACGAAGCAAGAGCATAGGGGTGTGTATACACACTAgctttaaagaaatattaagatGTGAAAATGGTGAAACAGTTACCAAAAG ctGTGACCGTGTTGCACATTTAGAAGAGAGAAAGTTCTGGAAGTTTACTATCTGGTCATTCTTCTTGGGGTCTGTGTCCTCTTTGGCTGTGATGCTAAGAATGCGTGTTCTCAACCATAGGGCAAAAAGACGGGCCAGACAAGTTCTTGCTAATGgaacaatttaa
- the LOC125057571 gene encoding tRNA (cytosine(38)-C(5))-methyltransferase has protein sequence MLLLSKLKTTAILFLDIYKMKHKILELYSGIGGMHCAWKDSGLEGDIVAAIDINTVANEVYRENFPDTYLITKNIQSLTVSEINKLEVDTILMSPPCQPFTRNGKYLDDSDPRTNSFLYIISILKELVNIENILMENVKGFECSTVRKLFIDKLKECNFDYQEFLLCPSQIGVPNSRLRYYCLARRKSSKWHYKRKEEIISEPPFESTSLFPLRDILEKTVLEVYYLNDKVLKWGKVLDICYKDSKRSCCFTKAYSHYVDGTGSVFTEMSPEFVKNCYSEANKFDIGSDEYIAKLKELKLRFFTPKEVLAIMMFPKDYVIPDGTTMKQSYRLIGNSVNVKVITELLKVLFI, from the exons atgcTGCTGTTATCTAAACTCAAGACAACagcaattttgtttttagataTCTACAAAATGAAGCACAAAATATTGGAACTTTATAGTGGTATTGGAGGAATGCACTGTGCATGGAAGG aTTCAGGTTTAGAGGGTGATATAGTAGCTGCAATAGATATTAACACAGTTGCAAATGAGGTTTATCGTGAAAACTTCCCTGATACATACCTAATAACTAAAAACATTCAATCATTAACAGTGTCAGAGATAAACAAGCTTGAAGTTGATACAATTCTGATGTCTCCACCATGTCAACCATTTACAAGGAATGGCAAATATCTTGATGATAGTGATCCAAGAACAAATTCTTTCCTTTATATAATTAgcattttaaaagaattagtaaacattgaaaatattttaatggaaaATGTTAAAGGCTTTGAATGTTCCACagttagaaaattatttatcgataaattaaaagaatgCAACTTTGACTATCAAGAGTTCCTTTTATGTCCCAGTCAAATTGGAGTGCCGAATTCAAGACTACGGTACTACTGTTTAGCAAGAAGAAAGTCATCCAAGTGGCACTATAAAAGGAAAGAAGAAATT ATATCTGAACCACCATTTGAATCTACATCACTATTTCCTCTACGGGATATCTTAGAGAAAACTGTGCTTGAGGTGTATTACTTGAATGACAAAGTATTGAAATGGGGAAAAGTTTTGGATATATGCTATAAAGATTCAAAGAGGTCTTGTTGTTTTACCAAGGCATATTCCCATTATGTGGATGGAACTGGTTCAGTTTTTACTGAAATGAGCCcagaatttgtaaaaaattgttactcTGAAGCAAATAAGTTTGACATTGGAAGTGATGAATATATCGCAAAACTCAAGGAGCTAAAATTAAGATTCTTCACCCCAAAAGAGGTTTTGGCAATAATGATGTTTCCTAAAGACTATGTCATACCTGATGGCACTACTATGAAACAAAGTTACAGATTAATAGGGAATAGTGTTAATGTTAAAGTAATAACTGAActattgaaagttttatttatatag